Genomic segment of Mycobacterium botniense:
GCTGGGCCCGGTTGCCGGTGCAGTACGCCGATTACGCGACTTGGCAAAACGCGTTGCTCACCGAGCCGAACGGTGCGGACACCGCACTTGCCAGCGCCCAGCGTGACTACTGGACCCGGCAGCTCGCCGGACTGCCCGAGGATAGCGGGCTGCGGCCCGACTTTCCGCGCCAACCGGCGCCCAGCGGCGACGGTGAATCGGTGGAGTTCAGTATCGACCCAGCCACGCGGGGCAAACTCGCCGAGGTCTGCCGCGAGCTGGGCATCACCGAGTTCATGCTGCTGCAGGCCGTTGTCGCCGTGGTCTTGTACAAGGCCGGGGGCGGCGCGGACATCCCTCTTGGCACACCGGTGGCCGGCCGTGCCGAACCCGAACTCGACCAACTGATCGGTTTTTTCGTCAATATCGTGGTGCTGCGCAACGACTTACACGGCAACCCCACGCTGCGACAGGTACTTACCCGCGTCCGGGAGACGGCGCTGGCCGCCTACGCGCACCAGGACCTCCCGTTTCACCGGGTTGTCGAGGCTGTCAGCCCGACACGCTCACTGTCCCGCAATCCGCTGTTCCAAGTTGTCGTGCACGTGCGCGATCATCTGCCGGCCTCCCGGGTGATCGATTCCGGCCCGGCAGGAGACATGGTGTTCACGGCGCTGGAGCCGACCTTCGACATGGCACCCGCCGACCTGAGTGTCAACTTCTTCGCCAATGAGGGGGACGGCAGATACTCCGGCAATGTCGTATATCGCACCGAACTGTACCGCAGGGCGAGCATCGAACGGCTGGTTCGGTGGTTGACCCAGGTCGTCATGGCGTTCGCTGACGACATCGATCAGACTTTGCGGGATGTGCAGTTGACCGACACCGCGGAACGCCGCCGCATCCTGGAGTGCTGGAGCCGTGGACCTCAGGTCCCGCCGGGCCGTCCGCGCACCATTCCCGAACTGCTCGAACCCACCCGGTCGTTGGGTGCCGAGTGCATCGCAGTGCGCTGCAGCGACGGGGAGATTGATTACCCGGCGCTGCACCGTCGTTCGGATAACCTCGCCCAGCTGCTCGTCGACCACGGGGTGGGGCCGGGATCACTGGTCGGTCTGTCCACGCGACGTGGTATCGACCTGGTGGTGGCGTTGGTCGCGATCATGAAGGCCGGCGCCGGTTATTTCCCGATCGATCCCGGATACCCTTCGGCGCGTAAACAGTTCATGCTCGCCGACGTCGAGCCGCCAGTGGTGCTGGTGACCGCAGAAGCGGCCGAGACTATGCCGAAACGTGCGGGGACAAAACTGATTTCACTCGACGACCCTGCGGTTCGGGCAGCGATGAGCGCCCCAGCGCCGCAGCTGCGTTTGCCGCTGCCGCACCCTGACGACGCGATGTATCTGGTGTTCACGTCGGGATCGACCGGGCAACCCAAGGGAGTGCTGGGCACTCATCGGGCGATGGCGACCCGCCTGGACTGGCAGCTGTTGAATTACCCGGTGCCAGGCCGCGACATTCGGCTCGCGCAGGCATCCATGACATTCCTCGAGGGCAGCATGGAGACACTCGCCGGTTTGGCCGCCGGCGCGACCATGATCCTGGCTGATGACGCCGAACACCGCGACCCCGAGGCATTGGTGTCGCTGCTGCAACGTCATTCGGTGGCCCAGGTGACCGCCGTCGCCAGCCTGGTGTCGGCGATGGTCGACTCTTGGCCCGAGGCGGTGCGGTCGCTGAAGCGTCTGGTATGCAGCGGGGAGCCGGTAAGCGAATCGCTGTTGCAGCGGCTGGTGAGCTGCGTGCAATCTGGTGGGCCCGAGCTGCTGAACAACTTCGGCGCCACCGAGACCTCGGGAGGGCTGGTGCGCGGACCGCTCGCCCCCCCGGTTCCGTTCCTGGGCACACCGACACCGGATTCGCAGGTATATCTTCTCGATGACGCGCTACAACCAGTACCGGTGGGTGTGATCGGCGAGCTGTATTACGCTGGGGGCCAACTGGTTCGAGGCTACTGGAAACGCCCCGCCCTGACGGCGTCGCGGTTTGTGGCCAACCCGTTCGCGACCGAGCCTGGCGCGCGCTTCTACCGCAGCGGCGATCGTGCCCGGTGGACTGAAGACGGGCGATTGGAGTTCGTCGGCCGCACCGATCACCAGGTCAAGGTACGCGGCTTCCGTATCGAACTCGGTGAAGTCGAAGCGGCGTTGGCGGCGGTGGACGGCGTAGCGGTTGCGGCGGCCCGCACGTGGGAGATCGCCGGCAGCACCACACTGGCCGGATATGTGGTTCCCCACCAGCCGCTCACCGACGACGCCGAGAGATCGAAATTCGCGGCGTCGGTGCGTGCGGCACTCAGCACGGTGCTACCCGGGTACATGATGCCGTCATCAATCACCGTGCTCGACACGATGCCCAAGACCGAATCGGGCAAGCTGAACCGGCCCGGTTTGCCGCGGCCGTTGGTGAGCACGACCGGCCAAAGCGAACCGCCGCGCACCGACACCGAACGCAAGTTGGCGGCAGTGTTCGCCGAGGTGCTCTCGACCGCCGAGATCGGGCGTTTCGACGACTTTTTCGCGCTCGGCGGCGACAGCATCCTGTCGGTGCAACTGGCGGCGCGGGCGCGCGCAGCCGGGCTGGCGGTCAATCCCCGGATGATATTCGAGAACCCGACGGTCCAGCAGTTAGCTGCAGCGCTTGACTCCCCGGGCGTCGTGTCGGGCGAACAAAGCGATATCCGGTTCGCACCGATGAGCGTCTCCGGCCTTTCCGAGGCGGACCTGGCCGCAGTGACGTCGGCGTGGTTGTCGGGTGCCGATGCCGAGGGCACGGCTTCGGGGACAACAGCCGCACCGCCGGACTCGACGGGGCGGGGCGGGGAGCCGTGACGACAATCCGGCAATCGAACGCCGCGGCGGGTATCGAGGACGTGATGGCGCTCAGCCCGCTTCAGGAGGGGCTGTACTCGCTCACTACTTTGGCGGAGTTCACCGAAGCCGGACCGGCCGACGATCCGTACGTGATCGGGATGGCTGCCGATATATTGGGAAACCTCGACGTCGGTCTGCTGCGCGAGTGCACGGCAAAGATGTTGGTTCGCCACCCGAACCTGCGGGCCAGCTTTGTCAGCCGCGGGATTCCGCGCCCCGTGCAGATTGTGCCGACACGCGTCGACCTGCCTTGGCGTCACGTTACGGCCACACCCGCTACTGTCGCGGCGCTGGAGACCGAGGAACGCAGGCGGCCTTTCGATTTCGAACGCAAACCGGCAATCCGCTTTCTGCTCATCGAACTACCAGACGCCCAATGGCGTTTCGTGATCACTGCCCATCACATCGTGATCGACGGCTGGTCGCTGCCCGTGTTCGCCGACGAGCTGTTCACCCTGTACTGCGCCGGCGGGGATCTCGATGCGCTACCTGAGGCGCCGCGCCCGTACCGGGACTACATCGGATGGCTGGCAAACCGTGACGCCGATGCCAGCCGGCAAGTGTGGCGCGAGTATCTCGCCGGGTTGTCGGGTCCGACGCTGCTGTCTGCCGCGATGGGCGGCGAGCACCTCGGAGCGGGTCTGCCGCGCCGCACCGAGGTGCGTAGCGACGCGGCCGCCACCGCACGGTTGGTCGACGGTGCCCGCGCACGCGGGATCACCGTCAATACGCTGCTGCAGACGGCCTGGGCGCTGGTGTTGTCGCGGCTGACCGGCCGCACAGATGTGGTTTTCGGTGTCACAGTGTCTGGCCGCCCGCCCGAGATGGCCGGCGTCGAAACCATGATCGGCCTGTTCATCAATACCGTTCCGCTGCGGGTACGTCTCGACGGCCGGGCGACTGTCGGTACGCAATGCCATGGCGTGCAAAAAGATGCGGCGATGTTACGCGAGCACAGCTACCTAGGGCACGCAGAACTGCGAGCACTTGGCGGTGTCGGTGAGATGTTCGACACCCTGTTCGTCTATGAAAACTTTCCCCGCGGGGGACTTTCTGGAGACAGCGAATTACGTGCTGCCGGTGTCACATTCCGCCCGGCAACGTTGGAGAGCCTGTCGCATTTCCCGGTCGCGCTGGCCGTGCATATGGCTGGACGGTCGCTGGTCATGCTGGTCGAGGTGCTCGACGGCGCGCTGGGCTCCACCACCGGCGCCATGCTGGGCCGCCGGGTGCTGACCACCGCTGAGCGGCTGCTGTCGATGTGGGACCGGCGGCTGGACGAGGTCAGTGTGCTTCTCGACGACGAGGCGGCGCCGCTGGGCACTGCGCGGTCGTGGCAGAAACCACCGGCGGCGACTGGCATCCACACCCGGTTCACCGCGATCGCCGGAAAGATGCCCGACGCCGTGGCGCTGAGCTGGGCGGGCGGAGAGATGCGCTATCACGAGGTGGATGCTGCGGCGAACCGGCTCGCCGCGTTGCTGGCCGCCCGCGGCGCGGGGACCGAAACTCCGGTTGCGATACGACTGGCCCGCGGTCCGGCGTACATCGTGGCTATGCTCGCGATTCTGAAAGTCGGCGCGGTGTGCGTGCCGCTGGAGCCGGGAATGCCGCCTGAACGTGTCAATTCGATTCTGCGCCAAACGAATGCGGCGATCGTTGTCGACGAGGGCCTGGTCGCGCTCGCTGAGCGGTGTGCCAGCGACTTCCGGCCTGTCGATGTGGATTCGGACCAGGCCGCATACGTGGTGTTCACCTCCGGAACGACCGGAGAACCTAAGGGTGTCATCGGAACTCATGCTGCTTTGAGTGCGTACGCCGACGATCACATCGACACCGTGCTGCGACCCGCCGCCGCTCGGTTAGGCCGCACGCTCCGTATCGCCCATACCTGGTCGTTCGCGTTCGACGCCTCCTGGCAACCGTTGGCGGGGTTGTTGGACGGGCACACCGTGCACATCGTCGACCAGCACACCCAGCCCGACGCTGAGGCGCTGGTAGCCAGCCTCGCCGAGCACCGTGTCGACATGATCGACACCACACCGTCGATGTTTGCCCAACTCCGTGCCTGTGGTTTGTTGACGAGCGTGCCCCTGCAGGTGCTGGCACTCGGCGGCGAAGCCGTCGGCGCGGCGGCTTGGTCGGCCATCCGCTTCGAGTGTGCCCGTACCCCGTTGGCCGCCTACAACTGCTACGGCCCCACCGAGACCACAGTGGAAGCGGTGGTCGCCGCCGTCGCCGAACACGAGAAACCGTCCATCGGGCGGCCGACTCGCTCCACCCGCGGCTACGTCCTGGACTCGGCTTTGCGGCCAGTGGCGTATGGGGCGATCGGCGAACTGTATTTGGCCGGTGGGCAGGTGGCCCGCGGCTATCTCGGTCGGCCTGGGGAAACCAGCCATCGATTCGTCGCCGACCCGTTCACCGCCGGTGAGCGGATGTACCGTACCGGGGATCTGGTGCGCCGAGACCCCGACGGCTCGCTGTGCTATCTCGGCCGCGCCGACACGCAGGTCCAGATCCGTGGTCATCGCGTCGAACCCGGCGAAATCGCCGCTGCACTCGAGTCGCACCCGGCTGTGCAGCAGGCGGGTGTGCTGGTCCGCACACAGCAGGGTGGCCCGCGGTTGACCGCCTATGTCGTGAGTACGGACATGAATGGCGACGGTGGCCCCTCCCCTGCCGATCTGCGCCAACTGCTCAGCTCCCGGCTCCCGCGCTACATGATTCCGCACCGCATTGTCGTCGTCGACGCGATCCCGTTGACCGCCAACGGCAAGGTCGACGAAGCTGCCCTGGCGGCGATTGATAGCGCGGCTGGAACGGCGCCACAAGCGATACCCGAAACCCCCACCGAAACCGCGCTGGCCGACGTGCTCTCTGAACTGCTCGGCATCCCGGACGTGGATGTGACCACCGAGTTTCTGCAGCTGGGCGTGGACAGCATCATGGCGCTGTCGGTGGTACAGGCAGCGCGGCGGCGCGGGATCCGGCTGCGGGCCCGGCTGATCCTCGAATGCACCACGATCCGCGAGTTGGCCGCCGCGATCGACGCTGAAGCCGGCACAGGAATCCGGCAGGCCGACGATACGGGCGGCCCGATTCCGCTGCTGCCCAACGCGCACTGGCTCTACGAATATGGTGAGCCGCGGCGGCTGGCGCAGATCGAAGCCATCCGGCTGCCTGACGGGATCAGCGGCGAACACGTCCGGGCTGCGCTGGCCAGCATTCTCGACGCTCACGAAGTGCTGCGCTGCCGGCTCGACCGTGCCGCGATGACGCTATGTCCGGCCCGGCCCGACGAGGTGCTCACCGAGATCCGTGTTGACCAGGACCTGCGGTCAGCAGTCGCGGCACACGCCCAAAGCCTGACCGACCGTCTGGATCCCGAACGGGGAACGATGATCGCGGCAGCGTGGCTCTGGTCCCCGAATGGACACAGTGTGCTCCTGCTGGCCGCCCACGTGCTGGCGATGGACCTGGCATCGTGGCGTGTGGTGTTGGGCGAACTCGACGCTGCACTATCCGCGGCGGCGGGAGATCACGTTGTGCCGGTGTGCGAGCACACCAGTTACCGGCGGTGGGCGGCGGCGCTCACCGAGCGCGCCGCCCGCCTGTGTGACGTGTCGTTCTGGCTGTCCCAACTCCGGGGCGAGGATCCTGCGCTGGGGAAACGGCGGGTGTGCGCCGCCTCGGACCGGGCCCGCGACTTGCAGGTGTGGTGGGCGGCCATCGACCCCGGGACCACGCGCCGACTGGTGCATTCCGGTGTGCCGATGTTCGACCTGCTGGTTGCGGCGGCATCGGCGATGGTCACCCGGTGGCGGCAGACCCGCGGCCAACCAACCCCGGCGCCGTTGCTGGCGCTGGAAACACACGGCCGCGCCGATGCAGTGGTCGAGGGCGCCGACACCAGCGACACCGTGGGACTGCTCAGCGCCATCTACCCGCTGCGGGTGGATACGGCCGACCCACGGCGGGTCGCGGAGCTGCTGGCGATGGTCCCCGGTGACGGACTCGACTATGGCCTG
This window contains:
- a CDS encoding non-ribosomal peptide synthetase, whose protein sequence is MALSPLQEGLYSLTTLAEFTEAGPADDPYVIGMAADILGNLDVGLLRECTAKMLVRHPNLRASFVSRGIPRPVQIVPTRVDLPWRHVTATPATVAALETEERRRPFDFERKPAIRFLLIELPDAQWRFVITAHHIVIDGWSLPVFADELFTLYCAGGDLDALPEAPRPYRDYIGWLANRDADASRQVWREYLAGLSGPTLLSAAMGGEHLGAGLPRRTEVRSDAAATARLVDGARARGITVNTLLQTAWALVLSRLTGRTDVVFGVTVSGRPPEMAGVETMIGLFINTVPLRVRLDGRATVGTQCHGVQKDAAMLREHSYLGHAELRALGGVGEMFDTLFVYENFPRGGLSGDSELRAAGVTFRPATLESLSHFPVALAVHMAGRSLVMLVEVLDGALGSTTGAMLGRRVLTTAERLLSMWDRRLDEVSVLLDDEAAPLGTARSWQKPPAATGIHTRFTAIAGKMPDAVALSWAGGEMRYHEVDAAANRLAALLAARGAGTETPVAIRLARGPAYIVAMLAILKVGAVCVPLEPGMPPERVNSILRQTNAAIVVDEGLVALAERCASDFRPVDVDSDQAAYVVFTSGTTGEPKGVIGTHAALSAYADDHIDTVLRPAAARLGRTLRIAHTWSFAFDASWQPLAGLLDGHTVHIVDQHTQPDAEALVASLAEHRVDMIDTTPSMFAQLRACGLLTSVPLQVLALGGEAVGAAAWSAIRFECARTPLAAYNCYGPTETTVEAVVAAVAEHEKPSIGRPTRSTRGYVLDSALRPVAYGAIGELYLAGGQVARGYLGRPGETSHRFVADPFTAGERMYRTGDLVRRDPDGSLCYLGRADTQVQIRGHRVEPGEIAAALESHPAVQQAGVLVRTQQGGPRLTAYVVSTDMNGDGGPSPADLRQLLSSRLPRYMIPHRIVVVDAIPLTANGKVDEAALAAIDSAAGTAPQAIPETPTETALADVLSELLGIPDVDVTTEFLQLGVDSIMALSVVQAARRRGIRLRARLILECTTIRELAAAIDAEAGTGIRQADDTGGPIPLLPNAHWLYEYGEPRRLAQIEAIRLPDGISGEHVRAALASILDAHEVLRCRLDRAAMTLCPARPDEVLTEIRVDQDLRSAVAAHAQSLTDRLDPERGTMIAAAWLWSPNGHSVLLLAAHVLAMDLASWRVVLGELDAALSAAAGDHVVPVCEHTSYRRWAAALTERAARLCDVSFWLSQLRGEDPALGKRRVCAASDRARDLQVWWAAIDPGTTRRLVHSGVPMFDLLVAAASAMVTRWRQTRGQPTPAPLLALETHGRADAVVEGADTSDTVGLLSAIYPLRVDTADPRRVAELLAMVPGDGLDYGLLRYLRPDTARQLAAFPGPQLLLNYLGRIDLGGSGGGLRLDRELLGGMPAIPEPDAAVRHELTVFAAVLGGNDQPVLVTQWRALPDILTDADVTALQEMWSDALQGMVT